TGCGCCATGTCGTGCTCGATGGCGCGGCCCTGCCCGCCACCGACCCGATCGGGATGGTGGATGATGGCGCGATCCATATCGTGACCGTTACACTCGGGCCGCCACCGCAGGGAGTTGCATGACGGATGGATGTGGTTTCAGGCGCAGCGGCATCACTTATTAATTTACCACCACCCGTGCAAAAGGCCCGAACCATCCCCCGCGTGTGCCGTTGACTGACAGACAGCAGAAAAGACGCGGTTTTTTACTGCTGCCTTTCCATAAAGGACAGGGATCATGTCTTACCTTACGCACCAGCGCGCGCGTGGCGGCGATGCCCCTTCAACCCCCGTGGATGAAGGCCATGCCGCCCCAAAGGCTGAAGGGCACGGCAAGCCCCGCAAGGGCGAGGACGAGCCGGAATCCAGCCTCGACAATGACGAACGGGTCGAAGCCACCAGCCACAAAGGCACGCAGCAGCACTGCGCCGAAGGCTGCGACGAACACGCCCACCCCGAAAACCAGCACGGCGCAACGCCTGCCAGAAAACCCTGACGGCACGACGGGCAGTCCGTTCAGTATTCATGCCCGCATTCACACCGCGCAGAAGTATTCACACGGCACGCAGGCGCATGATGCAACCTTTGCCAAGCGTGATGTCTTTAATGCGTGGTGCACCCCAAAAATGAAAGAAGACACAACCATGAAAAAGATTCTGCATTCCACCTTGCTTGCAGCCGTCGTGGCAAGTGTACCCGCCCTTGCCGTAGCGCAGTCCGACATGGGCGGCGCGGCAGCCCCCACGGCCAATTCGGCGGCCTCGCAGGTGGGTCGCAACCCGCCCTCGGCCACCTCCACAAACGGCCAGCGCGTCGAACCGTCGGACAAGCTGTGGAACAATCCGCGCACCGTGGACGAACAGCCCGGCACGCAGCCGCCGAACAATAATGATTCCTCTGGCAGCGCCACCCCGAATGGCCACAGCCACAGCTACAGCCATACCCATCCCGGATCGGAAGGGCGCAGCAGCCGCGGCGGGAACAAGACACCCTCCCCCGCTGATAGCAGCGAACAGTAAGCCATGCAGCCACACGGAGCCTGCGCCCGATACTGTGCGGCTCCGTGCCTTATGTGAGAACAGGCATGTACCTTCCCTGTGGCCAGCCGCCCATGCCCCCGCCGGGCCCACCACCGCCATTGCGTGACCCGCCGCCGGCAGGACCAGACGGTCCCGATCCGTTTGATGACCCGCCGCCCCCACCACCACCACTCCAGAACAAGGACACATGATCATGTCCAGCAGCCCTGACCCCAAGGAAGAAAAACAGCCCACCCCCGCCGAGGAACATGAAGACGAAGGCCGCGACGAAGCGCTTGACGAGAGCTTTCCCGCCAGCGACCCGCCTTCGCAGGGGCGCACCACCGGCCCACGCTCACAGCCGCACAATACGAAGTGAGCTGTCATCCCTATTCGGCATGATGGGGCCCGTTGAAAGGGTGCCTGAAAATAAATCATTCATGGGAAACGATAAGAGTTTTTGGGTGCCGCCTTTTTAAAAAAGGCGGCGTTCTGTGAAGTTTTTTGAAAAAAGCTTCACCAAAAACTTTTTTACGACAGGCAGGCCATCTGCCTGCCAAACACCTTTGAAGCGGGCGCAGCCCCCCCCTTTTCCGGGGGCGGTTCATGCCCGTGCAGGCACCAGCCTGCAGCAATACCTTATTTTACAGCAGACGGAGAACAGCCATGGCCATCCATGCATCCGGCGCAATGTCAGACTCATCCATACATAGTTCCAGCCCGCAGGCCCCCACGGCTCACGGCACGCTGGCTGGCCGCACCATAGCCTTTCTGGCCACCAATGGCGTGGAGGATGTGGAACTGAGCGAACCGGCGGCAGCCCTGCGCGCGGCTGGCGCCCATACGGTGCTTGTCGCCCCCGAAGCCGGTGAAATCCAGGCCATGAAAGCCGATGTAAACCCCACCCGGCGGCTACATGTGGACATGCCGGTCGACAAGGCCAGCGCCGATGATTTTGACGGTCTTGTCCTGCCCGGCGGCACGACCAGCCCCGACCACCTGCGCATGGACGAGCAGGCCGTAGGCTTCGTGCGGGCATTCGTGCAGGCGGGCAAGCCCATTGCCGCCATCTGCCATGGTGCATGGACGCTGATCAACGCCGAGGGCGTGCGCGGGCACACACTCACCTCATGGCCCTCGCTGCGCGTGGACCTGACCAATGCAGGCGCGCACTGGGTGGACCGCGAGGTGGTGAGCGATGGCACGCTGGTCACATCGCGCAACCCGCATGACCTCAAGGCGTTCTGCCCGGCCATCATCGCCCTGTTTGCCAAAGCCCCCCAGCGCGCAGCGCAGTAAAGGGAGGGCACCGAGATGATGAAGAACCCGACTTTCCTGCGCTATTACGCCACCACCATGCTGTGCGCGGGCGCTGCCACGCTGGGGGCCGGTTTTGTGGCCTGGTGGCGCGGGCGCAGGGTTGAAGCCGATGCCCCCGTGGCCACGGCGCACGCATCCCCGCCCGCAGCCCACCCCGAACCGCATGAGCGCGAACCCGCCGAAACCGACACGACACGGCAGGTCGCGCGCAAGATGATCCAGTATTTTGTCATTCCGCTGTGGCTGACAGCTGGCCTGACCGACTGGTGGTGCCACCGCCGCACGGATATCGAGCACACGACCGGGCTGAAGGAAACCGGCATCCATCTGCTCATGCTCGGCGAAGCCGCCTTCCCGGTGCTGGCGGGCCTGTTCCTGGAAATCGACGCCCCGGTGCTGTCGCTGATGATCGCGTCGTTTTTCGTGCATGAAGCCACGGCGATGTGGGATGTAAGCTATGCCGTAACCCGGCGCGAGGTACAGCCCGTCGAGCAGCATGTGCACAGCTTTCTTGAAATGGTACCACTGCTGGCCGTTGCACTGGTGGCCGTGCTGCACTGGCCGCAGCTTCAGGCGCTGCTGGGGCGCAAGGTGATCCGCTCCCACCCCATCCGCCTCAAGCGCGTACCGCTGGGCCTGCGCTACGCTCTGGGCGCGCTCGGGGCCATGGCCGTGTTCGAGGTGCTGCCCTATTGCGAGGAAGCCCTGCGCGACTGGAAAGCCAATCCTGGCCGCCTCACGCCGCCCGCAGGGCAGCCAGCGTAAAATGCTACAACAATCCTGTAACCGGGAGAAGTTTTTTATAACGCTTCATCAAACGCCGCCTTTTTGAAAAAAGGCGGCACCAAAAAACTCTTATCTTCAATTTGATCGGGGCAACGTCATGCCCTTACGCGCCTGCATACCAGACAGATTTGGAGCAGAATAATATCGGCGCCGGGGCTTCGCAGGGCGGGGTATTGTGTGGCATAGGCATGCAATGCAAATGCGTCGCATTAATGAACCTGTTCCTCACATAGAGCACACCGTGGCACCTGACCGGCTTGCGCGCACCGCACGCCTC
This is a stretch of genomic DNA from Komagataeibacter xylinus. It encodes these proteins:
- a CDS encoding type 1 glutamine amidotransferase domain-containing protein — its product is MAIHASGAMSDSSIHSSSPQAPTAHGTLAGRTIAFLATNGVEDVELSEPAAALRAAGAHTVLVAPEAGEIQAMKADVNPTRRLHVDMPVDKASADDFDGLVLPGGTTSPDHLRMDEQAVGFVRAFVQAGKPIAAICHGAWTLINAEGVRGHTLTSWPSLRVDLTNAGAHWVDREVVSDGTLVTSRNPHDLKAFCPAIIALFAKAPQRAAQ